In Sphingomonas sp. LR60, the following are encoded in one genomic region:
- a CDS encoding Mth938-like domain-containing protein: MRMDRERDAAGPLVRGFGPAGFKVDAPDGTMGVYPALLLTATRADGWTPPPFETLDEAALAPLLGESIEFVLLGTGADLRRPPRALVSALEKRGIGIEAMDSRAAARAWGVLRAEERRIAAALYPLEGERPRRAHSSLIKRPSRALK; the protein is encoded by the coding sequence ATGAGGATGGACCGCGAGCGCGACGCCGCCGGCCCGCTGGTGCGCGGCTTTGGCCCGGCCGGCTTCAAGGTCGACGCGCCGGACGGAACGATGGGCGTCTATCCGGCACTGCTGCTGACCGCGACGCGCGCCGACGGCTGGACCCCGCCGCCGTTCGAGACGCTCGACGAAGCGGCGCTCGCACCGTTGCTGGGCGAGTCGATCGAGTTCGTGCTCCTCGGCACCGGCGCCGACCTGCGCCGGCCACCGCGTGCCTTGGTCTCGGCGCTGGAGAAGCGCGGGATCGGGATCGAGGCGATGGACAGCCGCGCCGCCGCACGCGCGTGGGGCGTGCTGCGCGCCGAGGAACGCCGGATCGCGGCGGCGCTCTACCCGCTGGAGGGTGAGCGTCCGCGGCGCGCTCACTCTTCCTTGATCAAGCGCCCTTCGCGCGCCTTGAAGTAG
- a CDS encoding DUF983 domain-containing protein codes for MTDASDPRLVDDAGHVWPRLSPLHTGVRGCCPRCGKGALFRGFLTIRDRCPVCGLDYSYADPADGPAVFVQLFACLPGVIFTLMLQILADPPWWIHVLVSLPVLLASTVLPLRPIKGWLVASQFYFKAREGRLIKEE; via the coding sequence ATGACCGACGCCAGTGATCCGCGCCTCGTCGACGACGCCGGCCATGTCTGGCCGCGCTTATCGCCGCTCCATACCGGGGTGCGTGGCTGCTGTCCGCGCTGCGGCAAGGGTGCGCTGTTCCGCGGCTTCCTTACGATTCGCGATCGCTGCCCGGTGTGCGGGCTCGACTATTCCTATGCCGATCCGGCGGACGGCCCGGCGGTGTTCGTGCAATTGTTCGCGTGTCTGCCCGGCGTGATTTTCACGCTGATGTTGCAGATCCTCGCTGATCCGCCGTGGTGGATACACGTGCTGGTCAGCCTGCCGGTGCTGCTGGCCAGCACGGTATTGCCGCTGCGGCCGATCAAGGGCTGGCTGGTCGCGAGCCAATTCTACTTCAAGGCGCGCGAAGGGCGCTTGATCAAGGAAGAGTGA
- a CDS encoding type III pantothenate kinase, with amino-acid sequence MLLAIDAGNTNIVFALVQPKTREIRARWRIATDPRRTADEYAVWLSQLLQLEGYTREDVTAVIISTVVPRALHNLEVLASKYFRTEALIAGRAPVEWQLSVDVDEPRSLGADRAVNTIAAHALHAGDLIVIDFGTATTFDHSDFDGAYKGGIIAPGINLSLDALVMAAAKLPRIAIEAPATENVIGRNTVDQMNIGIYWGYIAMIEGLIARMKREIARPVKVIATGGLATLFEQHTNAFDAIEPDLTIQGLAIMYARAHIDA; translated from the coding sequence ATGCTGCTCGCGATTGATGCCGGCAACACCAATATCGTCTTCGCGCTGGTCCAGCCGAAGACGCGCGAGATCCGCGCGCGCTGGCGAATCGCCACCGACCCGCGGCGCACCGCCGACGAATATGCGGTGTGGCTCAGCCAGTTGCTCCAGCTCGAGGGATACACGCGCGAGGACGTGACGGCGGTCATCATCTCCACCGTCGTGCCGCGTGCGCTCCACAATCTCGAAGTGCTCGCCAGCAAATATTTCCGTACCGAGGCGCTGATCGCCGGGCGCGCGCCGGTCGAGTGGCAATTGTCGGTCGACGTCGACGAGCCGCGCAGTCTGGGTGCCGACCGTGCGGTCAACACGATCGCCGCGCACGCGCTCCATGCCGGCGACCTGATCGTGATCGACTTCGGGACAGCCACGACCTTCGACCATTCCGACTTCGACGGGGCCTATAAGGGCGGGATCATCGCGCCGGGGATCAACCTGTCGCTGGATGCGCTGGTGATGGCCGCCGCCAAGCTGCCGCGGATCGCGATCGAGGCGCCCGCCACCGAAAACGTGATCGGCCGCAATACCGTCGATCAGATGAACATCGGCATCTACTGGGGCTATATCGCGATGATCGAGGGGCTGATCGCGCGGATGAAACGCGAGATCGCGCGCCCCGTGAAGGTGATCGCGACCGGCGGCCTCGCGACGCTTTTCGAACAACATACCAACGCGTTCGACGCGATCGAACCCGACCTGACGATTCAGGGTCTGGCGATCATGTACGCGCGCGCCCATATCGACGCATGA
- a CDS encoding biotin--[acetyl-CoA-carboxylase] ligase — MPPTASSKAPALPRILTVPATGSTNADLLTLAGDRAVDEGTWLRAEQQTAGRGRQGRVWDSPAGNLYASTLVAIRPGDPSAAGLALVAAVALEETVRGILPDARALRLKWPNDLLLDGAKLSGILLERGAAHVVVGIGVNVAHHPALADRATTSLHAAGATVDAATLLGDLADRFAAWLTVWRGQGMAPIAARWSERAHAVGTALKVRLPSQTALEGRFLGLDTSGALLLGLADGTRHVIHAGDVFVV, encoded by the coding sequence CTGCCGCCAACAGCCTCTTCTAAGGCGCCGGCGCTGCCCCGGATCCTGACGGTCCCGGCGACCGGGTCGACCAACGCCGACCTGCTGACGCTGGCGGGCGACCGCGCGGTCGACGAAGGAACATGGCTTCGCGCCGAGCAGCAGACCGCCGGGCGCGGCCGGCAAGGGCGGGTCTGGGACTCGCCCGCCGGCAATCTCTACGCGAGCACACTGGTCGCAATCCGCCCGGGCGATCCATCGGCGGCCGGTCTGGCGTTGGTCGCGGCGGTTGCGCTGGAGGAGACGGTGCGCGGCATCCTGCCTGACGCACGCGCGCTGCGACTGAAATGGCCCAACGACCTGCTGCTCGACGGGGCGAAGCTTTCGGGCATCCTGCTCGAGCGCGGTGCCGCGCATGTGGTGGTCGGGATCGGGGTGAATGTCGCGCACCATCCGGCGCTTGCCGACCGCGCCACGACCAGCCTCCACGCCGCTGGTGCGACGGTGGACGCGGCCACGCTGCTCGGCGACCTCGCAGATCGCTTCGCTGCGTGGCTGACGGTCTGGCGCGGGCAGGGGATGGCACCGATCGCCGCACGCTGGAGCGAGCGTGCGCATGCGGTCGGCACCGCGCTGAAAGTGCGGCTGCCCAGTCAGACGGCGTTGGAAGGGCGGTTCCTCGGCCTGGATACGAGCGGGGCGCTGCTGCTCGGCTTGGCGGACGGTACGCGGCATGTCATCCATGCCGGCGACGTGTTCGTGGTCTAA
- the nuoN gene encoding NADH-quinone oxidoreductase subunit NuoN, protein MDYAANLAMTLPELVLAVGAIALMLVAAWGGPASTKAVSWVAVAVLGGALIALTGPASSGGDAFYGLYRADAFAAFAKVLIYVGAAVAILMAPDFFRRTAGADLRPEYPVLILLSACGMGMMVSAGDLLTLYVGLELQSLAAYVLASFMRQDTRSAEAGLKYFVLGALASGILLYGISLVYGFTGSTLFNEIAGAYAAAPLTGSGRSLGLLFGLVFVFAGLAFKISAVPFHMWTPDVYEGAPTPVTAFFASAPKVAAIALAVRVAIEAMGPAEVQWRQIVIFASLASILLGAVAAIGQQNVKRLLAYSSINNVGFALIGLAAGTPEGVASVMTYMTIYLAMTLGSFLVVLQMRDADGQPIETIASLAGLSRTRPGLAAALAIFMFSLAGIPPLFGFYAKFAVFYAAVQAGLFPLAVIGVVFSVIGAYYYLRLVKTMYFDEPTGAFGEGDKLEGGLIAVAAVFVSPLGYLAIPALSAWTLAAANSLF, encoded by the coding sequence ATGGATTACGCCGCCAATCTGGCGATGACGCTGCCCGAGCTGGTGCTCGCGGTCGGAGCGATCGCGTTGATGCTGGTCGCTGCCTGGGGTGGCCCGGCCTCGACCAAAGCGGTGTCGTGGGTAGCGGTCGCGGTGTTGGGCGGCGCATTGATCGCGCTGACCGGGCCGGCGTCGTCCGGCGGTGACGCTTTCTACGGGCTGTACCGTGCCGATGCGTTCGCCGCCTTTGCCAAGGTGCTGATCTACGTCGGTGCCGCGGTCGCGATCCTGATGGCGCCCGATTTCTTCCGCCGCACCGCCGGTGCGGATCTGCGCCCGGAATATCCGGTGCTGATCCTGCTGTCGGCGTGCGGTATGGGGATGATGGTGTCGGCGGGCGATCTGCTGACGCTCTATGTTGGGCTCGAGCTGCAGAGCTTGGCCGCCTATGTGCTGGCGAGCTTCATGCGGCAGGACACGCGCTCGGCGGAGGCAGGGCTCAAGTATTTCGTGCTCGGTGCACTGGCCAGCGGTATCCTGCTCTACGGGATCAGCCTCGTTTACGGCTTCACCGGCTCGACCTTGTTCAACGAGATCGCAGGTGCCTATGCCGCGGCGCCCCTGACGGGTAGCGGGCGCTCGCTGGGCCTTCTGTTCGGGCTGGTGTTCGTGTTCGCTGGCCTCGCGTTCAAGATCTCGGCGGTGCCGTTCCACATGTGGACCCCCGACGTCTACGAAGGCGCGCCGACCCCGGTGACCGCCTTCTTCGCCTCGGCACCCAAGGTCGCGGCGATCGCGCTCGCGGTCCGCGTCGCGATCGAGGCGATGGGGCCGGCCGAGGTCCAGTGGCGACAGATCGTGATCTTCGCGTCGCTCGCTTCGATCCTGCTCGGCGCGGTTGCGGCGATCGGGCAGCAGAACGTAAAGCGACTGCTCGCTTATTCGTCGATCAACAACGTCGGCTTCGCGCTGATCGGTCTTGCCGCCGGAACGCCGGAAGGCGTCGCGTCGGTCATGACCTATATGACGATCTATCTGGCGATGACGCTGGGCAGCTTCCTGGTCGTGCTCCAGATGCGCGATGCGGACGGGCAGCCGATCGAGACGATCGCCAGCCTCGCCGGCCTGTCGCGGACGCGGCCGGGTCTGGCGGCGGCGCTGGCGATCTTCATGTTCTCGCTCGCCGGTATTCCGCCGCTGTTCGGCTTCTACGCCAAGTTCGCGGTCTTCTACGCCGCGGTGCAGGCGGGGCTGTTCCCACTGGCGGTGATCGGCGTCGTGTTCAGCGTGATCGGTGCCTATTATTACCTGCGCCTCGTCAAGACGATGTACTTCGACGAGCCGACCGGGGCGTTCGGTGAGGGCGACAAGCTTGAGGGCGGGCTGATCGCGGTCGCGGCGGTGTTCGTCTCACCGCTCGGTTACCTGGCCATCCCGGCGCTGTCGGCTTGGACGCTCGCTGCCGCCAACAGCCTCTTCTAA
- a CDS encoding NADH-quinone oxidoreductase subunit M — protein sequence MSFPILSLMLAVPAVAAIACLFLSAPAARVTALAATLIDLALGVVLWMSFDIGGAQWQFVEYAPLFGRFGWALGIDGYALLLIVLSVFLMPICIGASWQAIEKRVPEYMAAFLFTEVLMIGTFAAQDLFLFYIFFEAGLIPMFLIIGIWGGANRIYASYKFFLYTLLGSLLMFIAMLYMSITAETTSIPVLLNYDFPASVQTWLWLAFFASFAVKMPMWPVHTWLPDAHVQAPTAGSVILAGVLLKLGGYGFLRFSLPMFPEASADLVWLVFGLSAVAVIYTSLVALVQSDMKKLIAYSSVAHMAIVTIGLFAFNAQGIEGAMMVMLGHGLVSGALFLCVGVIYDRLHTREISRYGGLAINMPRYAILFLLFTMASIGLPGTSNFVGELLSLMGTYQVSTTIALLCTTGIILGAAYMLYLYRRVVFGEIKSDDVRAMSDLTPRELWLLVPIAAAVLWMGVYPESFLAPMRKDTQILLARIDRARPAGDSLPTKGKGIVPAAHAETSAHGSAH from the coding sequence ATGTCGTTCCCGATCCTTTCGCTGATGCTGGCGGTCCCCGCGGTCGCCGCCATCGCGTGTCTGTTCCTCTCCGCCCCGGCGGCGCGTGTCACCGCACTGGCCGCGACGCTGATCGACCTCGCGCTCGGCGTGGTGCTGTGGATGTCGTTCGACATCGGCGGCGCGCAATGGCAGTTCGTCGAATATGCCCCGCTGTTCGGCCGGTTCGGCTGGGCGCTCGGCATCGACGGCTATGCGTTGCTGCTGATCGTGCTGTCGGTGTTCCTGATGCCGATCTGCATCGGCGCAAGCTGGCAGGCGATCGAGAAGCGCGTGCCGGAATATATGGCGGCTTTCCTGTTCACCGAAGTGCTGATGATCGGCACCTTCGCGGCGCAGGACCTGTTCCTGTTCTACATCTTCTTCGAAGCCGGCCTGATCCCGATGTTCCTGATCATCGGCATCTGGGGCGGGGCGAACCGCATCTACGCGTCGTACAAGTTCTTCCTGTACACGCTGCTCGGCTCGCTGCTGATGTTCATCGCGATGCTGTACATGAGCATCACCGCTGAAACGACCAGCATCCCGGTGCTGCTCAACTATGACTTCCCGGCGAGCGTCCAGACGTGGCTATGGCTGGCGTTCTTCGCGTCGTTCGCGGTCAAGATGCCGATGTGGCCGGTCCACACCTGGCTGCCCGACGCGCACGTGCAGGCGCCGACCGCGGGGTCGGTGATCCTGGCGGGCGTGCTGTTGAAGCTTGGCGGCTATGGCTTCCTGCGCTTCAGCCTGCCGATGTTCCCCGAAGCCTCGGCTGACCTCGTGTGGCTGGTGTTCGGGCTGAGCGCGGTGGCGGTGATCTACACCAGCCTCGTCGCGCTGGTGCAGTCCGACATGAAGAAGCTGATCGCTTATTCGTCGGTCGCGCACATGGCGATCGTAACCATCGGCCTGTTCGCGTTCAATGCGCAGGGAATCGAGGGCGCGATGATGGTGATGCTGGGTCACGGCCTGGTGTCGGGTGCCTTGTTCCTGTGCGTCGGCGTGATCTACGACCGGCTGCATACGCGTGAGATCAGCCGCTACGGCGGGCTGGCGATCAACATGCCGCGCTATGCGATCCTGTTCCTGCTGTTCACGATGGCCTCGATCGGCTTGCCCGGCACGAGCAACTTCGTCGGCGAATTGCTGAGCCTGATGGGCACCTACCAGGTGTCGACGACGATCGCCTTGCTGTGCACCACCGGCATCATCCTGGGTGCGGCGTATATGCTGTATCTCTACCGGCGTGTCGTGTTCGGTGAGATCAAGTCGGACGATGTCCGCGCGATGTCGGACCTAACGCCGCGCGAGTTGTGGCTGCTGGTCCCGATCGCGGCGGCGGTGCTGTGGATGGGCGTCTATCCGGAGAGCTTCCTCGCGCCGATGCGCAAGGATACGCAGATCCTGCTGGCACGGATCGACCGCGCCCGCCCGGCCGGTGACTCGCTGCCCACCAAGGGCAAGGGGATCGTCCCGGCCGCACATGCCGAAACTTCTGCGCATGGGAGCGCACACTGA
- the nuoL gene encoding NADH-quinone oxidoreductase subunit L, producing MHSILFIVFVPLVAAIVAGFANKSFGATLPKAITTGGLFLSCALSWPVFIGFLMGSSEASVTPVLHFMTSGTFDVSWALRVDALTAVMLVVITSVSALVHLYSWGYMSEDPDQPRFFAYLSLFTFAMLMLVTADNLIQMFFGWEGVGLASYLLIGFWFRKPSANAAAIKAFVVNRVGDLGFMLGIFGTYLVFNTVSIPAILAAAPSMAGSTIGFLWFRADTMTVLCLLLFVGAMGKSAQLGLHTWLPDAMEGPTPVSALIHAATMVTAGVFMVCRLSPMFETSPTAMGFVTFIGAATCLFAATIGTTQTDIKRVIAYSTCSQLGYMFFAAGVGAYGAAMFHLFTHAFFKALLFLGAGSVIHAMHHEQDMRFYGGLRKAIPVTFWAMLLGTLAITGVGIYGIGGFAGYHSKDAIIEVAWAAGSPVASMVGVFAALLTSFYSWRLMFLTFWGSRAGPRRSISSTRSTTRTGMAIMRLTITRTRTTMATRMRTAMMPRIIPIPRARMPAMRRTSSRVGSTRSRRAPAAIIRMRARS from the coding sequence GTGCATTCGATTCTCTTCATCGTCTTCGTCCCGCTCGTCGCGGCGATCGTCGCCGGGTTCGCGAACAAGTCGTTTGGCGCGACGCTGCCCAAGGCGATCACCACCGGCGGGCTGTTCCTGTCGTGCGCCCTGTCGTGGCCGGTGTTCATCGGCTTCCTGATGGGCAGCAGCGAGGCGTCGGTGACGCCGGTGCTGCACTTCATGACCTCCGGCACGTTCGACGTGTCCTGGGCGCTGCGCGTCGATGCGTTGACCGCGGTGATGCTGGTGGTGATCACCAGCGTCTCGGCGCTCGTCCACCTCTATAGCTGGGGCTATATGAGCGAGGACCCGGACCAGCCGCGCTTCTTCGCCTATCTGTCGCTGTTCACCTTCGCGATGCTGATGCTGGTGACCGCGGACAATCTGATCCAGATGTTCTTCGGCTGGGAAGGCGTCGGCCTCGCCAGCTACCTGCTGATCGGTTTCTGGTTCCGCAAGCCGAGCGCCAATGCCGCGGCGATCAAGGCGTTCGTCGTCAACCGCGTCGGCGATCTCGGCTTCATGCTCGGCATCTTCGGCACCTATCTGGTCTTCAACACCGTCTCGATCCCGGCGATCCTCGCCGCCGCGCCGTCGATGGCGGGGTCGACGATCGGCTTCCTGTGGTTCCGCGCCGACACGATGACGGTGCTGTGCCTGCTGCTGTTCGTCGGCGCGATGGGCAAGTCGGCGCAGCTCGGCCTGCACACTTGGTTGCCCGACGCGATGGAAGGCCCGACCCCGGTGTCGGCGCTGATCCACGCCGCGACCATGGTGACCGCGGGCGTGTTCATGGTGTGCCGCCTGTCGCCGATGTTCGAGACCTCGCCGACCGCGATGGGCTTCGTCACCTTCATCGGGGCCGCGACCTGCCTGTTCGCGGCGACGATCGGCACGACGCAGACCGACATCAAGCGCGTGATCGCTTATTCGACCTGTTCGCAGCTTGGCTATATGTTCTTCGCCGCAGGCGTCGGCGCCTATGGCGCGGCGATGTTCCACCTGTTCACGCACGCCTTCTTCAAGGCGCTGCTGTTCCTCGGTGCCGGCTCGGTGATCCATGCGATGCACCACGAGCAGGACATGCGCTTCTACGGCGGGCTGCGGAAGGCGATCCCGGTCACCTTCTGGGCGATGCTGCTGGGCACGCTCGCGATCACCGGCGTCGGCATCTACGGGATCGGCGGGTTCGCGGGCTATCACTCGAAGGACGCGATCATCGAGGTGGCCTGGGCCGCCGGGTCGCCGGTCGCTTCGATGGTCGGCGTGTTCGCCGCACTGCTGACGAGCTTCTATTCGTGGCGGCTGATGTTCCTCACCTTCTGGGGGAGCCGCGCTGGGCCGCGTCGGAGCATATCCAGCACGCGCTCCACGACGCGCACGGGCATGGCGATCATGCGCCTGACGATCACGCGCACGCGCACGACCATGGCGACGCGCATGCGCACGGCCATGATGCCGCGCATCATCCCGATCCCGCGGGCGAGGATGCCGGCCATGCGCCGCACGTCGAGTCGCGTGGGTTCAACGAGATCCCGAAGGGCACCGGCGGCTATCATCCGCATGAGAGCCCGATCGTGA
- the nuoK gene encoding NADH-quinone oxidoreductase subunit NuoK, giving the protein MSGGVGLVHYLVVAAILFTMGVLGIFLNRKNIIVILMAIELILLAVNINLVAFSAALQDLVGQVFAMFVLTVAAGEAAIGLAILVIFFRGRGSISVDDPSRMKG; this is encoded by the coding sequence ATGTCGGGAGGCGTCGGCCTCGTCCACTATCTCGTCGTCGCGGCGATCCTGTTCACGATGGGCGTGCTGGGGATTTTCCTCAATCGCAAGAACATCATCGTCATCCTCATGGCGATCGAGCTGATCCTGCTGGCGGTGAACATCAACCTCGTCGCTTTCTCGGCGGCGTTGCAGGACCTCGTCGGACAAGTGTTCGCGATGTTCGTGTTGACTGTCGCCGCCGGTGAGGCGGCGATCGGGCTGGCCATTCTCGTGATCTTCTTCCGCGGCCGCGGCTCGATCTCGGTCGACGATCCCAGCCGGATGAAGGGATAA
- a CDS encoding NADH-quinone oxidoreductase subunit J encodes MIQAIAFYLFALVVLLSGAMTISSRNPVHSVLWLILAFFNAAGLMVLVGAEFIAMLLVIVYVGAVAVLFLFVVMMLDIDFAEMRAGFVRYFGIGLVLAVALVAEILIGVGAWSAGGIDLARRAAPTDHVVPNIVQIGNLLYTRYLFIFEGAGLVLLVAMIGAIVLTHRERSGSRYQNIARQNARRPQDATRNVRPEIGQGVQL; translated from the coding sequence ATGATCCAGGCCATCGCCTTCTATTTGTTCGCGCTCGTCGTGCTGCTGTCCGGTGCGATGACGATTTCGTCGCGCAATCCGGTGCATTCGGTGCTGTGGCTGATCCTCGCGTTCTTCAATGCCGCCGGGCTGATGGTGCTGGTCGGCGCCGAGTTCATTGCGATGCTGCTGGTGATCGTCTATGTCGGCGCGGTCGCGGTGCTGTTCCTGTTCGTGGTCATGATGCTCGACATCGACTTCGCGGAAATGCGCGCCGGGTTCGTCCGCTATTTCGGGATCGGGCTGGTGCTCGCGGTGGCGCTGGTCGCCGAGATTCTGATCGGGGTGGGCGCCTGGAGCGCGGGCGGGATCGACCTCGCCCGCCGCGCGGCGCCGACCGATCATGTCGTCCCGAACATCGTTCAGATCGGCAACCTGCTCTACACGCGTTACCTCTTCATCTTCGAGGGCGCCGGGCTGGTGCTGCTGGTCGCGATGATCGGCGCGATCGTGCTGACCCACCGCGAGCGGTCGGGGTCGCGTTACCAGAATATCGCGCGGCAGAATGCGCGCCGTCCGCAGGACGCGACGCGCAACGTGCGGCCGGAGATCGGGCAGGGGGTACAGCTGTGA
- the nuoI gene encoding NADH-quinone oxidoreductase subunit NuoI: MGIAQTIKAFTLYEFVKAHALTLKYFFKPKATINYPYEKNPLSPRFRGEHALRRYPNGEERCIACKLCEAVCPAQAITIEAEPRDDGSRRTTRYDIDMTKCIYCGLCQEACPVDAVVEGPNLDFATETREELIYDKAKLLDNGDRWERAIAANLAADAPYR, translated from the coding sequence ATGGGTATCGCGCAGACGATCAAGGCGTTCACGCTCTACGAGTTCGTGAAGGCGCATGCGCTGACGCTGAAGTATTTCTTCAAGCCGAAGGCGACGATCAACTATCCGTACGAGAAGAACCCGCTGAGCCCGCGTTTCCGCGGCGAACATGCGCTGCGCCGCTACCCCAACGGGGAAGAGCGCTGCATCGCATGCAAGCTGTGCGAGGCAGTGTGCCCGGCGCAGGCGATCACGATCGAGGCCGAACCGCGCGACGACGGCAGCCGCCGCACGACGCGCTACGACATCGATATGACCAAGTGCATCTATTGCGGCCTGTGCCAGGAAGCGTGCCCGGTCGACGCGGTCGTCGAGGGTCCGAACCTCGATTTCGCGACCGAGACGCGCGAGGAACTGATCTACGACAAGGCCAAGCTGCTCGACAACGGCGACCGGTGGGAGCGCGCGATCGCCGCGAACCTTGCCGCCGACGCGCCGTACCGGTAG
- the nuoH gene encoding NADH-quinone oxidoreductase subunit NuoH — MTDFFNHTVGLPYGWAWFLATIIGILAIALPLMLSVAMIIYADRKIWAAMALRRGPNVVGPFGLLQSFADGLKVFLQETIVPSAANRGLFLLAPIITFTVALIVWAVVPFQPGVVLANINVGLLYVLAASSLGVYGIILAGWSSNSKYPFFSAIRAAAQMVSYEVAIGFVLISVVMWAGSFNLTTIVEAQKGLYGFINGFGFNPLLFPMSVVFLISSLAETQRAPFDLTEAESELVAGYQTEYSSMAFALYWLGEYANVLLMCTLNATLFWGGYLPPFDWAPLYFVPGIIWLFAKILFFFFVFSWIKATVPRYRYDQLMRLGWKVFLPLSLFWVFLVSGVLMFMRVGV, encoded by the coding sequence GTGACCGACTTCTTCAATCATACCGTCGGCCTTCCTTATGGCTGGGCGTGGTTCCTCGCGACGATCATCGGGATTCTAGCGATCGCCTTGCCGCTAATGCTGTCGGTGGCGATGATCATCTATGCCGATCGCAAGATCTGGGCGGCGATGGCGTTGCGGCGCGGGCCGAACGTGGTCGGGCCGTTCGGGCTGTTGCAGTCGTTCGCGGACGGCCTGAAGGTCTTCCTTCAGGAGACGATCGTTCCGTCGGCCGCCAATCGCGGGCTGTTCCTGCTCGCGCCGATCATCACCTTCACGGTGGCACTGATCGTCTGGGCGGTGGTTCCGTTCCAGCCCGGCGTGGTGCTGGCGAACATCAACGTCGGCCTGCTGTACGTGCTCGCGGCCTCGTCGCTGGGCGTGTACGGGATCATCCTCGCCGGCTGGTCGTCGAACTCGAAATATCCGTTCTTCTCGGCGATCCGCGCCGCGGCGCAGATGGTCAGCTATGAAGTCGCGATCGGCTTCGTGCTGATTTCGGTGGTGATGTGGGCGGGTTCGTTTAACCTGACGACGATCGTCGAGGCGCAGAAGGGGCTGTACGGCTTCATCAACGGCTTCGGGTTCAATCCCTTGCTGTTCCCGATGAGCGTCGTGTTCCTGATCTCGTCGCTGGCGGAAACGCAGCGCGCGCCGTTCGATCTGACCGAGGCGGAGAGCGAGCTGGTCGCGGGCTATCAGACCGAATATTCGTCGATGGCGTTCGCGCTCTACTGGCTCGGCGAATATGCCAATGTACTGCTGATGTGCACGCTGAACGCGACGTTGTTCTGGGGTGGCTATCTGCCGCCGTTCGACTGGGCGCCGTTGTATTTCGTGCCGGGCATCATCTGGCTGTTCGCCAAGATCCTGTTCTTCTTCTTCGTCTTCTCGTGGATCAAGGCGACGGTGCCGCGCTACCGCTACGACCAGTTGATGCGGCTGGGGTGGAAGGTGTTCCTGCCGCTGTCGCTGTTCTGGGTGTTTCTGGTGTCGGGCGTGCTGATGTTCATGCGCGTGGGAGTGTAA